From Pedobacter indicus, a single genomic window includes:
- a CDS encoding MraY family glycosyltransferase, whose translation MKLFIIIIPFLLALYLSRAMIPFIYKVTYKKRLFDPINKRKVHQSIIPRLGGVAFAPIQCCLVTVAIVIFHKYNLLNDLHLNTGEILPMFLLLTTGLVIMFIIGIADDMIGVSYRFKFVAQLVAASLFPLSGLWINDLYGVFFITYLPAWVGMPLTVFAVMLIINAVNLIDGIDGLCSGLIAISSLILGVLFAIDGAWLHAIFAFITTGILVPFFYFNVFGAWAKKRRIFMGDTGSLTLGYSIAFLAVSFSMNNPGVKPFFEGAIVSAFTTLMVPVLDVARVMWVRFRNGKPVFEADRNHIHHKFLDLGISHRMTMVYIIAIAVFFSVFNIVTVQFISNNIVLALDAVLWATFHIVFHQVEKRRKVQSAVAIIKKPSHAREKLRSEKYELEPI comes from the coding sequence ATGAAGCTTTTTATTATCATTATACCTTTTCTATTAGCACTTTATTTGAGCCGGGCTATGATTCCTTTTATTTATAAGGTAACTTATAAAAAAAGGCTTTTCGACCCGATCAATAAACGGAAAGTGCACCAGAGTATCATTCCCCGATTGGGCGGTGTTGCATTTGCGCCTATCCAATGTTGCTTGGTTACCGTTGCTATTGTGATTTTTCATAAATACAACCTTTTGAATGATCTGCACCTGAACACCGGAGAGATCCTACCAATGTTTTTGTTGCTAACAACGGGCTTGGTAATCATGTTTATCATCGGTATTGCCGATGATATGATTGGGGTAAGTTACCGGTTTAAGTTTGTAGCACAATTGGTTGCGGCTTCTCTTTTTCCACTTTCAGGGCTTTGGATCAACGACCTATATGGAGTCTTTTTTATCACCTATCTGCCAGCCTGGGTCGGAATGCCATTAACAGTCTTCGCCGTCATGCTGATCATCAATGCGGTTAATCTGATTGATGGTATTGATGGGTTATGTTCAGGACTTATCGCGATTAGTAGTTTGATACTGGGGGTTCTATTTGCGATTGATGGCGCTTGGTTACATGCCATTTTTGCTTTTATTACAACCGGCATTCTTGTTCCATTCTTTTACTTTAATGTATTCGGGGCATGGGCAAAAAAGCGGAGGATATTCATGGGAGATACCGGCAGCCTTACGCTGGGCTATTCCATCGCGTTTTTAGCGGTTAGTTTTTCAATGAACAATCCGGGTGTAAAGCCTTTCTTCGAAGGAGCGATTGTTTCAGCGTTTACCACGCTGATGGTGCCCGTATTGGATGTGGCCCGTGTGATGTGGGTACGCTTCAGAAATGGCAAACCAGTATTTGAAGCAGACAGGAATCATATCCACCACAAATTTTTGGATCTCGGAATTTCGCACCGCATGACGATGGTGTATATTATTGCTATCGCTGTATTCTTTAGTGTTTTTAACATTGTGACGGTACAGTTCATCAGCAACAATATTGTTTTAGCGCTCGATGCCGTGCTCTGGGCGACTTTTCATATCGTTTTCCATCAGGTAGAAAAGCGTCGTAAAGTTCAATCGGCAGTTGCTATCATTAAAAAGCCGTCGCATGCAAGAGAAAAACTAAGATCAGAGAAATATGAATTAGAACCAATATAG
- a CDS encoding fimbrillin family protein has translation MTIRKGDNFLDVILKHQFSQITTTIGLGNTHSSVGGITAIGETTISPTHNSASIMLTDGTLTYNGSPTEATVNFPSLGGVVRSVTASPTLLIAPATTSAEFILNSITADGMTRDLVLDDIKITPGVRYNLNLDFFIPCTEVVGVEEEQIFNWKYTNGQRPDGSLIEHNITAPNADFGFVFDLTILDNSFGMTINGVDLITHSNSILHRQVQFQGGDIENSPKNIRFADGTQYAVDIDEIYNITGTAAKPMIRVVISPEGEISMYGSKTSGGDLYPLELTGGFSFNNVPWNADAANEVIVTQLVTGETTMTGSGAGKQIVPCPL, from the coding sequence ATGACGATACGCAAAGGAGATAACTTCCTGGATGTAATTTTAAAGCATCAGTTTAGTCAGATTACAACGACTATTGGCCTTGGTAATACGCATAGCAGTGTGGGTGGCATTACTGCAATTGGTGAAACTACGATCAGTCCGACCCATAACAGCGCTTCTATTATGCTAACGGATGGTACCTTGACGTACAACGGTAGTCCAACGGAAGCTACGGTTAATTTTCCGTCACTAGGCGGTGTTGTTAGGTCTGTGACAGCTTCACCGACGCTTTTAATTGCCCCGGCGACAACAAGTGCAGAGTTTATCCTTAACTCAATTACTGCCGATGGAATGACGAGAGATCTCGTATTGGACGATATAAAGATTACACCAGGTGTTCGGTACAACCTCAATCTTGACTTCTTTATCCCTTGTACAGAGGTTGTAGGCGTTGAAGAAGAGCAAATTTTTAACTGGAAGTACACAAATGGGCAAAGACCAGATGGCAGTTTAATTGAACATAATATTACAGCTCCTAATGCTGATTTCGGATTCGTATTCGACCTAACCATTCTTGATAATTCCTTTGGTATGACAATTAATGGGGTCGATCTGATTACGCATTCCAATTCAATATTGCATCGACAGGTTCAGTTTCAGGGTGGAGATATTGAAAACTCTCCTAAAAATATCCGGTTTGCTGATGGTACTCAATACGCTGTTGACATTGACGAGATCTATAATATCACTGGTACCGCAGCTAAACCGATGATCCGCGTGGTAATCAGTCCAGAAGGTGAAATATCGATGTATGGTAGTAAGACAAGCGGAGGCGATCTATACCCGTTGGAACTTACTGGCGGCTTTTCATTTAACAACGTGCCTTGGAATGCTGACGCAGCCAATGAGGTTATTGTAACCCAATTGGTTACAGGAGAAACAACCATGACCGGTAGCGGAGCTGGAAAACAAATAGTACCATGCCCACTGTAA
- a CDS encoding OmpA family protein has translation MKYVFTFLISTFAISATMAQSTEIAKDTTVAVSTDRYEVVTNRFFDNWFIGVGAGAQFYYGDHNKQMKFGDRLAPAFEFYLGTWFTPGIGTRIALNGVKNIGVTQNGSHSTGEVYDASQWLEKQEFNYYNVHADVLFNLHNLLGGYRQDRKFTTSPYVGLGWMVTKDEPTAREISANLGIYNSLSLSKKFDLTLDLRGSMVNDRFDGELGARKTEGMLTAALGVAYRFKERTWEKPTTTVISYSEADLNTMRQRVTQLAADNDALRKLLAESKEETITDVKIEKSVLVSPILVTFPINKSIVSNEARVNLGFFAKAIMENNSDVVYKVTGYADKGTGNPQINERLSRERSEAIFNVLVNEFGVPASRLIKDHKGGVDNMFYNDPRVSRAVIVIAE, from the coding sequence ATGAAATACGTTTTTACATTCTTGATTTCAACTTTCGCCATTTCAGCGACCATGGCTCAGTCCACAGAAATTGCAAAGGACACAACAGTGGCGGTCAGTACTGATCGATACGAGGTAGTAACCAACCGCTTTTTTGATAACTGGTTTATCGGAGTAGGCGCGGGGGCGCAGTTTTATTATGGTGATCACAACAAGCAGATGAAATTTGGTGACCGTTTGGCGCCCGCATTTGAGTTCTATTTGGGTACGTGGTTTACTCCAGGGATCGGTACCCGAATCGCTTTGAATGGAGTCAAAAATATAGGCGTTACGCAGAACGGAAGCCATTCTACAGGCGAAGTATACGATGCTTCGCAGTGGTTGGAAAAGCAAGAGTTCAATTACTACAATGTGCATGCAGATGTATTATTTAATTTGCATAACCTGTTAGGTGGGTACCGTCAGGATCGGAAATTCACGACTAGTCCTTATGTTGGCCTGGGCTGGATGGTAACAAAGGATGAACCAACAGCCAGAGAAATAAGCGCCAACCTCGGTATTTACAATAGTTTAAGTTTGAGTAAGAAGTTCGACCTGACCTTAGACTTACGCGGTAGCATGGTAAACGACCGTTTCGATGGCGAGCTCGGTGCACGTAAGACCGAAGGGATGCTCACAGCTGCTTTGGGGGTAGCTTATCGGTTCAAAGAGCGCACCTGGGAAAAACCAACAACGACTGTTATCAGCTACAGCGAAGCTGATCTAAATACCATGCGTCAGCGTGTAACCCAACTAGCTGCCGATAATGATGCATTGCGTAAACTATTGGCTGAATCGAAGGAAGAGACAATCACTGATGTGAAAATCGAGAAAAGCGTCTTAGTTTCACCGATATTAGTGACCTTCCCAATCAACAAGAGTATCGTTAGTAATGAAGCTCGCGTTAATCTTGGCTTCTTTGCGAAAGCGATCATGGAAAACAATTCCGATGTGGTATATAAGGTTACAGGATATGCTGACAAAGGTACAGGTAACCCACAAATCAACGAGCGTTTGAGCAGAGAACGGTCAGAAGCTATTTTCAATGTATTGGTGAATGAGTTTGGCGTTCCAGCTTCGCGTTTGATCAAAGATCATAAAGGCGGTGTTGATAACATGTTTTATAACGATCCGCGTGTAAGCAGGGCGGTTATTGTTATAGCTGAATAA
- a CDS encoding sodium:solute symporter family transporter, which yields MTTAVSIISLLAWGLGYFGQPHILVRFMAVDHVRDIPKARNIGMTWMVGTVLGAVCRSWLLRS from the coding sequence ATGACAACTGCCGTATCCATAATTTCTCTATTAGCGTGGGGGTTGGGCTATTTCGGGCAACCCCATATACTGGTCCGGTTTATGGCTGTTGACCATGTTAGGGATATACCGAAAGCACGAAATATTGGGATGACGTGGATGGTCGGCACCGTATTGGGAGCCGTTTGTCGGTCTTGGTTGTTGCGGTCGTAG
- a CDS encoding sodium:solute symporter family transporter, translating into MDGRHRIGSRLSVLVVAVVAFLPALNPQERILGLVGNAWAGFGAAFGPLVILSLL; encoded by the coding sequence GTGGATGGTCGGCACCGTATTGGGAGCCGTTTGTCGGTCTTGGTTGTTGCGGTCGTAGCCTTTCTCCCTGCTCTGAATCCACAAGAAAGAATTCTCGGACTTGTAGGAAATGCTTGGGCTGGATTTGGCGCAGCATTTGGCCCCTTGGTTATTCTATCATTGCTATAA
- a CDS encoding alanine/glycine:cation symporter family protein, with product MDEIISIVNGIVWSNALVILCLGAGIYFSFTTKFLQIRYLREMIRLLFSGKSSTKGVSSFQAFAIAISGRVGTGNIAGVAIAIAMGGPGAIFWMWVIAFLGSASAFIEATLGQLYKQVNNGQYRGGPAFYIEKGLGIKWYSMLFALVTIVSTAVFLPGVQSNSIALSMQNAFDIPVAYTGVAIVLFLALIIFGPEWPRQEGIFGISCRLTRNKCRLLKSSSPLKYLKDVVSSASFAARLLIQSTSSINRPF from the coding sequence ATGGATGAAATAATCAGTATAGTCAATGGCATCGTTTGGAGTAATGCCTTGGTAATATTATGTTTGGGAGCTGGAATATATTTCTCCTTCACCACAAAATTTCTACAAATCCGATACCTCCGGGAGATGATCCGATTGCTTTTTTCCGGAAAATCCTCTACCAAAGGCGTAAGCTCATTTCAGGCGTTTGCCATCGCTATTTCTGGGAGGGTTGGTACTGGAAATATAGCAGGCGTTGCCATTGCCATCGCTATGGGAGGACCAGGCGCTATATTTTGGATGTGGGTAATCGCATTCTTGGGAAGTGCGTCTGCATTCATTGAAGCAACGCTTGGACAGCTATACAAACAAGTCAACAACGGGCAATACCGCGGAGGGCCAGCATTCTATATCGAAAAAGGATTGGGTATAAAGTGGTATTCAATGTTGTTCGCATTGGTGACGATCGTCAGTACAGCCGTATTTCTACCGGGTGTTCAAAGTAATAGCATCGCGCTGAGTATGCAAAATGCTTTTGACATACCCGTAGCGTATACAGGGGTTGCAATAGTCTTGTTTTTGGCGCTAATCATCTTTGGTCCTGAATGGCCGCGTCAAGAAGGTATATTTGGGATATCGTGCCGCTTGACACGTAATAAATGTCGATTACTAAAAAGCTCATCGCCGTTAAAATATTTAAAAGATGTGGTCTCGAGCGCGTCTTTTGCAGCAAGATTACTAATCCAATCGACAAGCTCAATAAACCGACCATTTTAA
- a CDS encoding S24 family peptidase, which yields MLREINPKRDKELEPLADPGNVSGFASPAGDYIQDRLHIVQKLVKDPVSTFYFQMESKELESLGISKNALLVVDRSVPPRHGSIIVVNKDGEWIVRQLIILGRQKYLVNGRLQSERTLIDDDGIHIFGVVTWSCNPMLKLIKH from the coding sequence ATGCTTAGAGAAATCAACCCCAAAAGAGACAAAGAACTAGAACCCCTAGCGGATCCCGGTAATGTAAGCGGCTTCGCCTCTCCTGCTGGAGATTATATTCAGGACCGATTGCATATTGTACAGAAGCTAGTCAAAGATCCTGTCAGTACATTTTATTTCCAGATGGAATCTAAAGAGTTGGAGAGCTTGGGAATCTCTAAGAATGCCCTCCTGGTGGTTGATCGATCCGTCCCTCCCCGTCACGGTTCGATCATCGTGGTCAACAAGGACGGCGAATGGATCGTTAGGCAATTGATCATCCTAGGCAGACAAAAATACCTTGTTAACGGTCGCCTACAATCCGAGCGGACGCTCATTGACGATGATGGCATCCACATTTTCGGAGTGGTCACATGGAGCTGCAACCCGATGCTCAAACTGATCAAACATTAA
- a CDS encoding Y-family DNA polymerase — protein sequence MVALIDCNNFYASCERLFRPELNGKPVVVLSNNDGCIIARSNEAKALGFKMGDVFHLVQDRIKEHQVQVFSSNYALYGDMSARVMTILARFSPQVEVYSIDECFLDMDGFTELDNYAHTIRNTVIRNTGIPVSVGIAPSKTLAKLANRMCKKTGGTCVLESDEEITAALKDFEVGDLWGIGRRYAKKLNKFGVVTALDLRNLPLEFVKEKLTIQGVRMWYELHGKPCIPLKLKIERKKNICCSRGFGKATNDYAHLREATASYTNRLSQKLRKDGSCATVLNVKLYTNAFKVGTPQLFPTISIPLPHPANNATDLIKAAMHGLKHIFRHGYMWSKVEVMATGLVPEGETQLHLFTNYNGAVNNKVSKLMDKINRHYGDGTLRMAIEGKHHQWTMRRAFLSKEYTTKWKDVVGVR from the coding sequence ATGGTAGCATTAATAGACTGCAATAACTTCTACGCCAGCTGCGAGCGCTTGTTCCGTCCAGAACTCAATGGCAAACCTGTCGTCGTACTCAGCAATAATGATGGCTGCATCATTGCGCGAAGCAACGAAGCCAAAGCCTTAGGCTTCAAAATGGGCGATGTCTTTCATCTCGTTCAGGATAGAATCAAAGAGCATCAAGTTCAGGTCTTCAGTAGTAATTATGCCCTGTACGGCGATATGAGCGCCAGAGTCATGACCATTTTAGCGAGGTTCTCGCCACAAGTAGAAGTTTATAGTATTGACGAATGCTTTTTGGATATGGACGGGTTTACAGAATTAGACAATTATGCCCATACTATTCGGAATACAGTTATCCGCAATACGGGAATCCCCGTTTCCGTAGGCATCGCACCGTCAAAAACCCTAGCGAAGCTAGCTAATAGAATGTGCAAGAAAACAGGCGGTACCTGCGTATTAGAATCCGACGAAGAAATCACAGCTGCTTTGAAGGACTTTGAAGTCGGCGATCTCTGGGGAATTGGGCGACGCTATGCCAAGAAGTTAAATAAATTTGGCGTGGTTACTGCCCTCGACCTACGGAACTTGCCGCTCGAGTTCGTCAAAGAGAAGCTAACCATTCAAGGTGTAAGAATGTGGTACGAGCTGCACGGCAAGCCTTGCATCCCCTTAAAATTGAAAATCGAACGAAAGAAAAATATCTGTTGCAGCAGAGGCTTTGGCAAGGCGACGAACGACTACGCGCATCTACGAGAGGCGACGGCCAGCTATACAAACCGCCTGTCCCAAAAACTGAGGAAAGATGGCAGTTGTGCCACAGTCCTTAACGTCAAACTGTATACCAATGCATTTAAAGTTGGTACGCCACAACTGTTTCCGACCATATCTATTCCTTTGCCCCATCCAGCCAACAATGCAACTGATCTTATCAAAGCAGCCATGCATGGCTTAAAACATATTTTTCGTCACGGATATATGTGGAGCAAGGTTGAAGTTATGGCTACAGGATTAGTTCCCGAAGGCGAAACGCAATTGCACCTGTTTACCAACTATAACGGCGCAGTCAACAATAAAGTCAGCAAACTCATGGACAAGATCAATCGCCACTATGGTGACGGAACACTGCGCATGGCCATTGAAGGTAAGCATCATCAGTGGACAATGCGCCGAGCGTTTCTGAGTAAGGAGTATACCACGAAGTGGAAGGATGTTGTTGGGGTGAGGTAG